In Fibrobacter sp. UWH4, a single genomic region encodes these proteins:
- a CDS encoding tRNA-dihydrouridine synthase family protein — translation MRIENGLPREKDLRDLESPDIDGIANANSVGNADATGADYKVVPQIIANSVHEFKTLAKALLQKGFTEIDFNMGCPFPMQVNRHRGAGILGDVHAVQDIMDEIRKMSDSATGTASKDLNGTASTIANRTVPIKFSVKMRLGQNSPDEAFALLPLLNDTPLAHITLHPRLGKQQYKGAIDFDSFERFYNECKHPLVYNGDITTVSQINELERKYPKLAGIMMGRGLLARPSLAAEYKALRNETDSTSVHSTDCEATPQELLGKILQMHQAIFDNACKTYQGDSQILSHIQTFWDYLEPNIPKKIFKKIKKAGKLSEYKEAIEMLR, via the coding sequence TTGCGGATAGAAAACGGCCTGCCTCGCGAAAAGGACCTGCGGGATTTGGAAAGTCCGGACATTGACGGGATTGCAAACGCAAACAGCGTCGGAAACGCAGATGCAACTGGCGCAGATTATAAAGTCGTGCCGCAAATTATCGCGAACAGCGTTCATGAATTCAAGACTCTCGCCAAAGCTCTTTTGCAAAAGGGTTTCACGGAAATCGACTTCAATATGGGATGTCCCTTTCCGATGCAGGTCAACCGCCACCGTGGCGCAGGAATTCTAGGCGACGTACACGCTGTCCAGGACATTATGGACGAAATCAGAAAAATGTCAGATTCCGCAACAGGAACCGCGTCCAAAGATTTAAATGGAACCGCGTCCACAATTGCAAATAGAACAGTACCGATCAAATTTTCCGTCAAGATGCGGCTCGGGCAAAATTCTCCCGACGAGGCATTCGCGCTGCTTCCGCTCCTGAACGACACTCCCCTCGCCCATATCACGCTCCACCCGCGACTCGGCAAGCAGCAATACAAGGGAGCCATCGACTTTGATTCGTTCGAGCGATTCTACAACGAATGCAAGCACCCGCTCGTTTACAACGGAGACATCACAACGGTTTCTCAAATCAACGAGCTTGAACGCAAGTATCCGAAACTTGCCGGTATCATGATGGGTCGCGGATTACTCGCCCGCCCCAGCCTCGCCGCAGAATACAAAGCCTTGCGCAACGAAACGGATTCCACAAGTGTCCACAGCACGGATTGCGAGGCCACCCCGCAGGAACTTCTCGGCAAGATTCTGCAAATGCATCAAGCGATTTTCGACAACGCCTGCAAAACATACCAAGGCGACAGCCAAATCCTCTCGCACATCCAAACCTTTTGGGATTATCTGGAGCCGAACATTCCTAAAAAGATTTTCAAGAAAATCAAGAAAGCAGGCAAACTCAGCGAATACAAAGAAGCCATCGAGATGCTGAGGTAA
- the pyrE gene encoding orotate phosphoribosyltransferase, translating to MNDIKDQFVHFLVEAGALKFGSFVTKSGRETPYFINTGEFRTGATLSKLAEYYASAFMVHFDGKAQNLYGPAYKGIPLCAATAMKLSDVFAQNLTFTYNRKEAKDHGEGGMLVGYKYTEKTNVVIIEDVITAGTSVNETMQALSKIENANVIGLLISVDRKEKLEHGKSALQTVQDEYGIEAHSIVNINDIIAFLESEENRKKINAPEGILEKVYAYREKWGAK from the coding sequence ATGAACGACATCAAAGATCAATTTGTCCATTTCCTCGTCGAAGCCGGCGCCCTCAAGTTCGGCTCCTTTGTGACCAAGAGCGGCCGCGAAACCCCGTACTTCATCAATACCGGAGAATTCCGTACGGGAGCCACACTTTCGAAACTCGCCGAATACTACGCAAGCGCTTTCATGGTGCATTTTGACGGCAAGGCACAAAACCTCTACGGTCCGGCCTACAAGGGCATTCCGCTGTGCGCTGCCACCGCCATGAAATTAAGCGACGTGTTCGCCCAGAACCTGACCTTCACCTACAACCGCAAAGAAGCGAAGGACCACGGCGAAGGCGGCATGCTCGTCGGCTACAAGTACACCGAGAAGACGAACGTCGTGATTATCGAAGACGTGATTACCGCGGGTACCAGCGTGAACGAGACGATGCAGGCGCTTTCGAAGATTGAAAACGCAAATGTCATCGGCCTCTTGATTTCGGTGGACCGCAAGGAAAAACTCGAACACGGCAAGTCCGCACTCCAAACCGTGCAGGACGAATACGGCATCGAGGCGCATTCCATCGTGAACATCAACGACATCATCGCCTTCCTGGAAAGCGAAGAGAACCGTAAGAAAATCAACGCTCCCGAAGGAATCCTTGAAAAGGTGTACGCCTACCGCGAAAAGTGGGGAGCGAAGTAA
- the purU gene encoding formyltetrahydrofolate deformylase, giving the protein MAITRYILQIHCPDQKGLIAGTTQVLAKAGANIVDLQQHTAKDIETFFLRAVFEADSENIEEVRKHLETLEGHLHLNWKLFDTTKIERVAIFVSKTDHCLYDLLLKRRDGDLPCEFSCIVGNHPDLGPVGGTFGVPFYYVPSNPDKSIPENRFREIIAETKTDTVVLARYMQILSESFTEEFKYRIINIHHGFLPAFKGAKPYHQAWHKGVKIIGATAHFATEDLDQGPIICQDIQRVPETASIDELVELGKDIEKRTLSAALKLWLEHRVFVYAGRTFIL; this is encoded by the coding sequence ATGGCTATTACCCGTTACATTTTGCAGATTCATTGCCCCGACCAGAAGGGCCTTATTGCCGGAACTACGCAGGTGCTCGCCAAGGCGGGCGCAAACATTGTTGACCTTCAGCAGCATACGGCAAAGGATATCGAGACTTTCTTCCTCCGAGCCGTTTTTGAGGCGGATTCCGAAAACATCGAAGAAGTCCGTAAACATCTGGAAACCCTGGAAGGTCACCTCCACCTGAACTGGAAACTTTTCGACACCACGAAAATCGAACGCGTCGCCATTTTCGTCTCGAAGACGGACCATTGCCTTTACGACCTGCTCCTGAAGCGCCGCGACGGAGACCTCCCCTGCGAGTTCAGCTGCATTGTGGGGAACCACCCCGACCTCGGCCCCGTAGGCGGGACTTTCGGCGTGCCGTTCTACTACGTGCCGTCCAACCCGGACAAGAGCATTCCCGAGAACCGTTTCCGCGAAATCATTGCCGAAACCAAGACCGACACGGTCGTTCTCGCCCGCTACATGCAGATCCTGAGCGAATCGTTCACCGAAGAATTCAAGTACCGCATTATCAACATCCACCACGGATTCCTGCCCGCATTCAAGGGTGCAAAGCCCTACCACCAGGCATGGCACAAGGGTGTGAAGATTATCGGTGCAACAGCCCACTTCGCCACCGAAGACCTTGACCAGGGACCGATCATTTGCCAGGACATCCAGCGCGTGCCCGAAACCGCAAGCATCGACGAACTCGTGGAACTCGGCAAGGACATCGAAAAGCGCACCCTGTCGGCAGCCCTCAAGCTTTGGCTGGAACACCGCGTATTCGTGTACGCCGGCAGAACGTTTATTTTGTAA
- a CDS encoding fibrobacter succinogenes major paralogous domain-containing protein — protein sequence MKHVFSLKPLFALVCGMVAVQTLAAPQKTWDAIYNAEGEGDYAAAKIEGNIRFGKYTHYKEVQPVSFKVKDSLFVFSVAGNMTVPADKIEKEHFYEKCNETMEAWVSYFNKPRDFGGEELIINIAGVDLACGDELFAVGDLRIKFANAKAQESWANTLEGREKYKREKVVEYRKAEQEHRASLRDVSGMVKDPRDGQVYRTIKVEGREWFAQNVNYNVEGHSWCYDDKDSYCARGGRLYDLEGARKACPEGWHLPRDREWMDLLIGLTHCYDGVDKCEKFANKMKATTGWQGGGGTDEYGFSVFSSGYRKMVGKSIVRYEDMGEYAGFWSAQNGRNETIWIWAMGRMSDQMVRQLVPSKTNAYSVRCINGN from the coding sequence ATGAAACACGTATTCTCTCTAAAGCCCCTGTTTGCCTTGGTCTGTGGTATGGTTGCGGTCCAAACGCTTGCCGCTCCCCAAAAGACCTGGGATGCCATTTACAATGCCGAAGGCGAAGGCGATTACGCTGCCGCCAAGATTGAAGGTAACATCCGTTTCGGTAAGTATACGCACTATAAGGAAGTTCAGCCGGTATCCTTCAAGGTGAAAGACAGTTTGTTCGTGTTCTCGGTCGCGGGTAACATGACTGTTCCTGCCGACAAGATCGAGAAGGAACATTTCTACGAAAAGTGTAACGAAACCATGGAAGCTTGGGTTTCCTACTTCAACAAGCCTCGTGATTTCGGTGGCGAAGAACTGATTATCAATATTGCGGGTGTCGACCTTGCCTGTGGCGATGAACTCTTCGCCGTGGGTGACTTGCGCATCAAGTTTGCGAATGCCAAGGCTCAGGAATCTTGGGCGAACACCTTGGAAGGCCGCGAAAAGTACAAGCGTGAAAAGGTGGTGGAATACCGCAAGGCCGAACAGGAACACCGTGCGTCGCTCCGCGATGTGTCGGGCATGGTCAAGGACCCTCGCGACGGTCAGGTCTACCGCACGATCAAGGTGGAAGGTCGCGAATGGTTTGCCCAGAATGTGAACTATAATGTGGAAGGCCACTCCTGGTGCTACGACGACAAGGATTCTTACTGCGCCCGCGGCGGTCGACTCTACGATCTGGAAGGCGCCCGCAAGGCCTGCCCCGAAGGCTGGCACCTGCCGCGTGACCGCGAATGGATGGATTTGCTCATTGGCCTGACCCACTGCTACGATGGCGTGGACAAGTGCGAAAAGTTTGCCAACAAGATGAAGGCTACCACCGGTTGGCAGGGCGGTGGCGGTACTGACGAATACGGCTTCTCCGTTTTCTCTTCGGGTTACCGCAAGATGGTGGGCAAGTCCATTGTCCGCTACGAAGATATGGGTGAATATGCCGGTTTCTGGTCTGCACAGAATGGCCGTAACGAAACGATCTGGATTTGGGCCATGGGCCGTATGAGTGACCAGATGGTGCGCCAGCTCGTGCCGAGCAAGACCAATGCCTATTCTGTCCGTTGCATCAACGGAAACTAG
- a CDS encoding pitrilysin family protein: MKQIVKKTVLDNGITILTDYMPHAYSVAVGVWVPRGSRHEAKDEFGLSHFYEHLVFKGTENRSALEIARAIEDKGGNLEAYTTRQETGFYAQIERSHLPLAIDVIADMLMHPRMDKKEMEKERRVIIEEIHSYDDIPEEIVGDVFNAIHFKGCGIAHSITGNIKQVKALTHKQMLKYKEQVINDIPLLICASGKVNHDELVELCAEKFAQKKVNGTTPTDIYKASNSVKVVQKQDIAQSNLFWGLSFDRSLMDERARCALSLFNVAMGAGMASRLFQKIREDKGLAYSVYSTADVYLDCTDWGISLATEPHQLKTALDLSLAEVHNFLKRGFNKGEYERTKTNILGAMYLGADSPEKRVVRMAEQVLHLGEFFSMEHSEKLINAMPEEEVVETTNKLFSAAKFSAAVIEPAGRKKTELDTNFFN, encoded by the coding sequence ATGAAACAGATTGTAAAGAAAACAGTTCTCGATAACGGAATCACGATTTTAACGGACTACATGCCGCACGCTTACTCGGTTGCGGTTGGCGTCTGGGTGCCGCGCGGATCGCGTCACGAAGCGAAAGACGAATTTGGTCTGAGTCATTTTTATGAGCACCTGGTATTCAAGGGAACCGAAAACCGGAGCGCTCTCGAAATCGCCCGCGCCATCGAAGACAAGGGCGGAAACCTGGAAGCCTATACCACCCGCCAGGAAACGGGTTTCTACGCGCAAATTGAACGCAGCCATTTACCGCTCGCTATCGACGTGATTGCCGATATGCTCATGCACCCGCGCATGGACAAGAAGGAAATGGAAAAAGAACGCCGCGTGATTATCGAAGAAATCCACAGCTACGACGACATTCCCGAAGAAATCGTAGGCGACGTCTTTAACGCCATTCATTTTAAAGGCTGCGGCATCGCCCATTCCATTACCGGAAACATCAAGCAAGTCAAGGCGCTCACCCACAAGCAAATGCTCAAGTACAAAGAGCAAGTCATCAACGATATTCCGCTCCTGATTTGCGCCTCGGGTAAAGTCAACCACGATGAACTTGTAGAACTTTGTGCAGAAAAATTCGCACAAAAGAAAGTAAACGGCACTACACCCACCGACATTTACAAGGCAAGCAACAGCGTCAAAGTCGTGCAGAAGCAAGACATTGCGCAATCGAACCTTTTCTGGGGATTAAGCTTTGACCGCAGCCTGATGGACGAACGCGCCCGCTGCGCCCTTTCGCTCTTTAACGTAGCGATGGGTGCCGGCATGGCCAGCCGCCTGTTCCAGAAAATCCGCGAAGACAAGGGGCTTGCCTACTCCGTGTATTCAACCGCCGACGTTTATCTCGACTGTACCGACTGGGGCATATCCCTTGCAACGGAGCCGCACCAGTTGAAAACGGCCCTCGACCTTTCCCTCGCCGAAGTCCACAATTTCTTGAAACGCGGATTCAACAAGGGTGAATACGAACGCACCAAGACGAACATCCTCGGCGCCATGTATCTGGGCGCAGACAGCCCCGAAAAGCGCGTCGTGCGCATGGCCGAGCAAGTGCTGCACTTGGGCGAATTCTTCTCTATGGAGCATTCCGAAAAACTCATCAACGCCATGCCCGAAGAAGAAGTGGTCGAAACCACCAACAAGTTGTTCAGCGCCGCCAAATTCTCCGCCGCCGTCATCGAGCCCGCCGGTAGAAAGAAGACGGAACTGGACACCAACTTCTTCAATTAA
- a CDS encoding nuclease-related domain-containing protein gives MTFSTLIGIILLLALVFFKLKGKSPKKNPKMYHGDGRRKTFRDFEQERRKGLSDGIRGLDKPFELGGYGITHAPTRSENFFKPATKFNDERIANDPRGIFGEAAMMALTARVCDTDKRRYVLMRNLYIPARAGYTEIDALLLHQSGIYVLESKNLSGEIAGDLESERWNQHLNASTEHTFHNPIRQNIGHILALEHFLKIRHEQAHFISFVVFSDRCTLRKVPKDNEFWSIVHCSELQDALLKRITGRKTIYSMQQLEDFYYKLRGCMNVSEEVKAKHREYASKRSEQ, from the coding sequence ATGACTTTTTCGACTCTCATCGGCATCATTCTGTTGCTCGCCCTTGTCTTTTTTAAGCTTAAGGGCAAATCGCCGAAGAAGAATCCGAAAATGTACCATGGAGACGGCCGTCGCAAAACATTCCGCGACTTTGAGCAGGAACGCCGCAAGGGTCTGAGCGACGGAATTCGCGGGCTGGACAAGCCTTTTGAACTGGGCGGCTACGGTATCACGCACGCGCCTACCCGCAGCGAGAACTTTTTTAAGCCGGCCACAAAATTCAACGACGAGCGCATCGCGAACGACCCGCGCGGCATTTTTGGCGAAGCGGCCATGATGGCTTTGACCGCACGCGTCTGCGACACCGACAAGCGCCGCTACGTTCTAATGCGAAATCTCTACATTCCGGCCCGCGCAGGCTACACCGAAATTGACGCCTTGCTCTTGCACCAGTCGGGCATTTACGTTCTTGAAAGCAAAAACCTTTCGGGCGAAATTGCAGGCGACCTTGAAAGTGAACGTTGGAACCAGCACTTGAACGCAAGCACCGAGCATACGTTCCACAATCCGATTCGCCAAAATATTGGGCATATTTTAGCTTTGGAACATTTTCTGAAAATCCGTCACGAACAAGCGCACTTTATTTCGTTCGTGGTTTTCAGCGACCGCTGCACCTTACGAAAAGTGCCCAAGGATAACGAATTCTGGAGCATCGTCCACTGCAGCGAATTGCAAGACGCTCTACTCAAGCGCATCACGGGCCGCAAGACCATTTACAGCATGCAACAACTCGAAGACTTTTATTATAAATTGCGAGGCTGCATGAACGTGAGCGAAGAAGTGAAGGCAAAGCACAGGGAGTATGCTAGTAAACGGAGTGAGCAATGA
- a CDS encoding DEAD/DEAH box helicase, translating to MTKNTEERIPEESIDPKSKIAREANAFLNAIASGADEDEADEAAFLEVNPNGVVVDEEGDVLKKGKKSAIEVGTKVEIEEGEAEQPEEDSDEDYAESKKDCAEDSEATMDSLPRTEFGVENDSIVENEEKTAEEADSDDELAEDAEPADEALVTFEDLGLADEVLEAIKALNYETPSPIQAKAIPALLQGGNLLGTAQTGTGKTAAFSLPLLSRLDFNGHETSMLVLTPTRELAIQVSEAIQQYAAKMPKVHVVPVYGGQDIAVQLRALKRQANIVVATPGRLIDHIKRGSIVLSGVKAIVLDEADEMLDMGFMEDVETILKEIPASAQRALFSATMPKEVKKIIEQHLGEYEEACIEGKTTTVENIRQRYLLVKNEHKIEALARVLEGEDFDGVLIFVRTKQNTTEVAEKLESRGFNVAPLNGDLAQSMRERTINRLKMGKLDIVVATDVAARGIDVDRITHVVNYDIPYDTESYVHRIGRTGRAGRSGNAILFITPREKKMLKIIEKATRQPIETMELPTAEIISAKRVAAFKDKIKSVITTGELDKFKELVQSMVDESQNAECHPERSDSEVEGSSEVLTAIDIAAAVIKIWQKKQPLFPELKPLDVPRERGERRDRSNDNFGLDREEKSRLRKERNEGANGVEEGYLRYYLGVGRRDHVTPRDIVGAIAGEGNISSSNIGRIKLFDKFSTVELPETMPQEVLDILADMTIRGNESRFRLMTDEPPTGPAPGTRPRASREDRRSFHRDGDRHGKKFGDDKPFENRKARREKMFADRKPGKFEDRPFRKDHDERSFGDKPFRKTRRFGRV from the coding sequence ATGACGAAGAATACTGAAGAACGTATTCCCGAAGAATCTATTGACCCCAAATCCAAGATTGCTCGCGAAGCTAACGCGTTCTTGAACGCCATTGCCAGTGGTGCCGACGAAGACGAAGCGGATGAAGCCGCTTTCCTCGAAGTGAACCCGAATGGCGTGGTTGTGGACGAAGAGGGCGACGTACTCAAAAAAGGCAAGAAATCCGCCATCGAAGTCGGCACGAAGGTCGAAATTGAAGAAGGTGAAGCAGAACAGCCCGAAGAAGACAGCGACGAAGACTACGCAGAATCCAAGAAGGACTGTGCCGAGGATTCAGAAGCTACAATGGATTCCCTCCCCCGAACTGAATTCGGGGTCGAGAATGACAGCATCGTAGAAAACGAAGAAAAAACAGCAGAAGAAGCCGATTCTGACGATGAACTAGCCGAAGATGCGGAACCCGCCGACGAAGCTTTGGTGACCTTCGAAGACCTCGGACTTGCAGACGAAGTTCTTGAAGCCATCAAGGCGCTGAATTACGAGACACCCTCCCCCATTCAGGCGAAGGCGATTCCCGCCCTATTGCAGGGCGGAAACCTGCTCGGCACGGCCCAGACCGGTACCGGCAAGACCGCCGCATTCTCGCTTCCGCTGCTTTCGAGGCTCGACTTTAACGGTCACGAAACCTCGATGCTCGTGCTCACGCCGACCCGCGAACTCGCGATCCAAGTATCCGAAGCCATTCAGCAGTACGCCGCCAAGATGCCGAAGGTGCATGTGGTTCCGGTTTACGGCGGACAGGACATCGCCGTGCAGTTGCGAGCCCTCAAGCGCCAGGCGAACATTGTGGTCGCCACTCCAGGCCGCCTGATTGACCACATCAAGCGCGGTTCCATCGTGCTTTCGGGCGTAAAGGCTATCGTTCTCGACGAAGCCGACGAAATGCTCGACATGGGATTCATGGAAGATGTGGAAACCATCCTCAAGGAAATCCCGGCAAGCGCCCAGCGCGCCCTCTTTAGCGCCACCATGCCTAAAGAAGTCAAGAAAATTATTGAACAGCACCTGGGCGAATACGAAGAAGCCTGCATCGAAGGCAAGACGACAACGGTAGAAAACATCCGCCAGCGCTACTTACTTGTAAAGAACGAACATAAGATCGAGGCGCTCGCCCGCGTACTCGAAGGCGAAGATTTTGACGGCGTTTTGATTTTCGTGCGCACCAAGCAGAATACGACCGAAGTCGCCGAAAAGCTCGAAAGCCGCGGATTCAACGTGGCCCCGCTGAACGGAGACCTCGCCCAGTCCATGCGCGAACGTACCATCAACCGACTCAAGATGGGCAAGCTTGATATCGTCGTCGCCACCGACGTGGCCGCCCGTGGCATCGACGTGGACCGCATCACGCACGTGGTGAACTACGACATTCCTTACGACACCGAATCTTACGTGCACCGCATCGGCCGTACAGGCCGCGCAGGCCGCAGCGGAAACGCCATCCTCTTTATCACGCCGCGTGAAAAGAAGATGCTGAAAATTATCGAGAAGGCAACCCGTCAGCCAATCGAAACGATGGAATTGCCGACGGCAGAAATCATCAGCGCAAAGCGCGTGGCCGCCTTCAAGGACAAAATCAAGAGTGTGATTACCACCGGCGAACTCGACAAGTTCAAGGAACTCGTCCAATCGATGGTAGACGAAAGTCAAAACGCAGAGTGTCATCCTGAGCGAAGCGATAGCGAAGTCGAAGGATCTAGCGAAGTATTAACCGCCATCGACATCGCCGCCGCCGTCATCAAGATATGGCAGAAAAAGCAGCCGCTATTCCCGGAACTCAAGCCGCTTGATGTTCCGCGTGAAAGAGGCGAACGTCGCGATCGCAGCAACGACAACTTTGGCCTCGACCGCGAAGAAAAGAGCCGCCTCCGCAAGGAACGCAACGAAGGCGCAAACGGCGTCGAAGAAGGCTACCTGCGCTATTACCTGGGCGTGGGCCGCCGCGACCACGTGACGCCCAGGGACATCGTAGGCGCCATCGCCGGCGAAGGCAACATCAGCAGTTCCAACATCGGGCGCATCAAGCTGTTCGACAAGTTCAGCACTGTAGAACTCCCCGAAACCATGCCGCAGGAAGTCCTCGACATTCTCGCTGACATGACAATTCGCGGTAATGAATCCAGATTCCGCCTGATGACCGACGAACCGCCTACCGGCCCCGCTCCGGGAACCCGCCCGCGCGCGAGCCGCGAAGACCGCCGTAGTTTCCATCGCGATGGAGACCGTCACGGCAAAAAGTTCGGTGACGACAAGCCTTTCGAAAACCGTAAGGCCCGCCGCGAAAAGATGTTTGCGGACCGTAAGCCGGGCAAGTTCGAAGATCGCCCGTTCCGCAAAGATCACGACGAGCGAAGCTTTGGCGACAAACCCTTCCGCAAGACGCGTCGTTTTGGAAGAGTGTAA
- a CDS encoding metalloregulator ArsR/SmtB family transcription factor, which yields MNSYSYIKNKNFAHRYHEKVLPAQDIPLDTLFELSEFFKFFGDTTRIRIIHLMLLGEISVNDIAEKLNLEQSVVSHQLRILRTANLVKPRREGRRMFYSLDDEHIGLIFNTGLTHILHKKGK from the coding sequence ATGAATAGTTATTCATATATCAAAAATAAGAATTTTGCTCATCGATATCATGAAAAGGTCCTCCCGGCGCAGGATATCCCCCTGGATACCCTTTTCGAACTTTCTGAATTCTTTAAGTTCTTTGGCGACACGACTCGCATCCGCATTATCCATCTGATGCTTTTGGGCGAAATCTCTGTAAATGATATCGCCGAAAAACTGAATCTGGAACAGTCGGTGGTCAGTCATCAGTTGCGTATTTTGCGTACGGCGAACCTGGTAAAGCCTCGCCGCGAAGGTCGCAGGATGTTCTATTCGCTCGATGACGAACATATCGGTCTTATTTTCAATACAGGTCTCACGCATATTTTGCACAAGAAGGGTAAGTAA
- a CDS encoding SO_0444 family Cu/Zn efflux transporter yields the protein MSAVVEILEKFVWQFVTLFSEMAPFLLLGFLLAGILHVWVPNHLYVPKISKSNFKSVLWSALFGIPLPICSCGVIPTSIALRKEGASKGASVSFLISTPATGVDSILATYSLLGGPFAILRPVAAFVTAMLGGLFTNVVTKNEPETGVAVVGETHEPHYEHEHCDCEGDHCSCSQEGHDEHSKKSFVQKVRETFEYGFVNMIGDVSKWLIIGLLLGALIAAFVPDDFFLFLHEYPLLCMVVVLVLAMPMYTCATGSIPLALALVEKGITPGAALVLLMAGPATSIASMLVVGKAFGKRTLAAYLTSIAFGALFFGFVVDTFFMDTFLASMLPHASAECHGHGALGVLDYICAGLFALLIVYAKFAHKGCGGHCGCGCENHDCCCECSDGHEHCECGEHDEHHHHEGECHCNGHHHEHEEPVVVTYRVLGMSCSHCKACVEKATLRLDGVLSAEADVASKELRVQWHGDDDVDETALKNAVEEAGFEFGGKK from the coding sequence ATGTCTGCGGTTGTTGAAATTCTTGAAAAGTTTGTCTGGCAATTTGTCACGCTGTTTTCGGAGATGGCTCCGTTCCTGCTGCTCGGCTTTTTGCTGGCGGGCATTCTGCACGTGTGGGTGCCGAATCATCTTTATGTTCCCAAAATTTCGAAATCGAACTTTAAGTCGGTGCTTTGGTCGGCTTTGTTTGGCATCCCGCTCCCGATTTGCAGTTGCGGTGTGATTCCCACTTCGATTGCGCTCCGTAAAGAGGGTGCAAGCAAGGGCGCGAGTGTGAGCTTCTTGATTTCGACGCCTGCGACGGGCGTGGATTCCATTTTGGCGACGTATTCTCTGCTGGGTGGACCATTTGCGATTTTGCGCCCGGTAGCCGCTTTCGTGACGGCGATGCTTGGTGGATTGTTTACGAATGTAGTTACAAAAAATGAGCCTGAAACGGGTGTTGCTGTTGTGGGTGAAACGCACGAACCTCATTATGAACACGAGCATTGTGATTGCGAAGGCGATCATTGCTCATGCAGTCAAGAGGGCCACGATGAACATTCGAAAAAATCCTTTGTCCAAAAGGTTCGGGAAACTTTTGAATACGGCTTCGTGAACATGATTGGCGATGTGAGCAAGTGGCTCATCATTGGACTTCTGCTGGGGGCGCTGATTGCAGCCTTTGTTCCGGACGACTTCTTCCTGTTCCTGCACGAATACCCGCTGCTTTGTATGGTGGTCGTGTTGGTGTTGGCGATGCCGATGTACACTTGCGCGACGGGCTCCATTCCGCTTGCGCTTGCCCTGGTAGAAAAGGGAATTACGCCGGGGGCCGCTCTCGTGCTTTTGATGGCAGGCCCTGCAACGAGTATTGCGAGCATGCTCGTGGTAGGAAAGGCTTTTGGTAAGCGTACTTTGGCCGCATACCTGACCTCCATTGCGTTTGGAGCATTGTTCTTCGGATTCGTCGTCGATACGTTCTTTATGGATACATTCCTTGCGTCTATGCTTCCTCACGCTTCAGCCGAATGTCATGGTCATGGAGCCTTGGGCGTATTGGATTATATCTGTGCGGGACTGTTCGCTTTGTTGATTGTTTATGCCAAGTTTGCACACAAGGGCTGCGGCGGACATTGTGGCTGCGGTTGCGAAAATCACGATTGCTGCTGCGAATGCAGCGACGGTCACGAGCATTGTGAATGCGGCGAACATGACGAACATCATCACCATGAAGGCGAATGTCATTGCAACGGACATCACCATGAACACGAGGAACCTGTAGTAGTGACGTATCGTGTTCTCGGCATGAGTTGTAGCCATTGCAAAGCGTGCGTCGAAAAGGCGACCTTACGCTTGGACGGAGTTCTTTCCGCAGAAGCGGATGTCGCAAGTAAGGAACTCCGCGTGCAATGGCACGGAGACGATGACGTTGATGAAACCGCCCTTAAGAATGCGGTTGAAGAGGCTGGCTTCGAATTTGGCGGAAAAAAGTAG